A portion of the Roseofilum capinflatum BLCC-M114 genome contains these proteins:
- a CDS encoding Uma2 family endonuclease — MTSTEHSTTLPDRTQLPNSLEEDYFDLLPDHTQLPCEDGSFVKNFQELPQSILLTDSIRPILDQLHPESDYCIGQDSGIYWQLTHPPEKGAECPDWFYVPNVPATLDGQMRRSYVLWKELVHPQIAIEFVSGNGSEERDQTPLFGKFWVYEQIIKPAYYAIYEVKKSSVEVYELVGGQYQLLSANSRGHFAIPPMGVELGIWQGRYQNVDLPWLRWWDSEGTLLLTGEERSQEAERRANLLAAKLQELGIDPNEIQ, encoded by the coding sequence ATGACTTCCACAGAACACTCTACTACCTTACCCGATCGCACTCAACTTCCCAATTCCCTTGAGGAAGACTACTTCGATCTCCTACCGGATCACACTCAACTCCCCTGTGAGGATGGCTCCTTTGTGAAAAACTTCCAAGAACTCCCCCAAAGCATCTTACTAACAGACTCCATTCGTCCCATTCTCGATCAACTTCATCCAGAAAGTGACTATTGCATTGGTCAAGATAGTGGAATTTACTGGCAGCTAACCCATCCTCCCGAAAAAGGAGCAGAATGTCCCGATTGGTTTTATGTGCCCAATGTACCGGCTACCCTAGATGGGCAAATGCGTCGTTCCTATGTCCTGTGGAAAGAATTGGTTCACCCTCAAATTGCCATAGAGTTCGTTTCTGGAAACGGTTCAGAAGAACGGGATCAGACTCCTCTTTTCGGTAAATTTTGGGTGTACGAACAAATCATTAAGCCAGCCTATTATGCAATTTACGAAGTCAAAAAGTCCAGTGTAGAAGTGTATGAATTGGTCGGCGGTCAATATCAACTCCTCTCAGCCAACTCACGCGGCCATTTTGCCATTCCGCCAATGGGCGTAGAATTGGGGATTTGGCAAGGACGGTATCAAAATGTCGATCTGCCCTGGTTACGCTGGTGGGATAGTGAGGGGACTTTATTACTAACTGGAGAGGAGCGATCGCAGGAAGCGGAGCGTCGAGCCAACCTCCTTGCGGCTAAACTCCAGGAATTAGGCATCGATCCGAATGAAATTCAATAG
- a CDS encoding YihY/virulence factor BrkB family protein encodes MYSRSFCVSSMKLYAIWRLLKETLVQWQQDRVPILAAALAYYMVFSLAPMLIIAVAVAGFVIGQEAAQEQLAIQLQQFIGSEAAQSIQTLIQERYQPQSGLMATIIAIATLLFGSTTVFAQLKVALNIIWGVTPKPERGFLNFLMARVLSVLMIIAIGFLLLLSLVFSSVLAGVSEWLEQWMNTPASIWRWTDIGVSFLVVTLLFGAIYKILPDAKVAWSDVWVGSTLTSILFTLGKWGISLYLGQSSVRSFYGAAGSFVILLLWIFFTAQILLIGAEFTQVWANRYGETIRPRSHAIPTGEASWSPPQTSTSNSQSLESNRKKRKRVVKLKRFLRQVKNTLDHPDNQP; translated from the coding sequence GTGTACTCCCGTTCTTTCTGCGTCAGTTCCATGAAACTCTACGCCATTTGGAGATTACTCAAAGAAACCTTAGTGCAATGGCAGCAAGACCGGGTTCCCATCCTGGCAGCCGCCCTCGCCTATTATATGGTGTTTTCCTTAGCCCCCATGCTCATCATTGCTGTGGCAGTCGCTGGCTTTGTGATTGGACAGGAAGCAGCTCAAGAACAACTGGCCATTCAATTGCAACAGTTTATTGGCTCGGAAGCCGCCCAGTCCATTCAAACCCTCATTCAGGAACGCTATCAACCCCAATCGGGTCTGATGGCGACTATAATCGCGATCGCCACCCTATTGTTTGGCTCCACCACCGTCTTTGCCCAACTCAAAGTCGCCCTCAATATCATTTGGGGCGTTACCCCCAAACCCGAACGGGGTTTCTTGAACTTTCTCATGGCTAGAGTTCTCTCCGTTTTGATGATTATCGCGATCGGATTTCTCCTGCTCCTCTCCCTCGTCTTTAGCTCCGTTTTAGCCGGAGTCAGTGAATGGCTCGAACAATGGATGAATACCCCCGCCAGTATTTGGCGTTGGACAGATATTGGCGTTTCTTTCCTCGTCGTCACCCTTTTATTCGGAGCCATTTATAAAATCTTGCCCGATGCCAAAGTCGCTTGGTCAGATGTTTGGGTCGGCTCTACCCTAACCTCCATCCTCTTTACCCTAGGTAAATGGGGAATTAGCTTATATTTAGGACAAAGTAGTGTCCGATCCTTTTATGGCGCTGCCGGATCATTTGTCATCTTATTATTATGGATTTTCTTTACTGCCCAAATCTTACTCATTGGCGCAGAATTCACCCAAGTTTGGGCCAATCGCTATGGCGAAACTATTCGCCCTCGCAGCCATGCCATTCCCACTGGTGAAGCATCCTGGAGTCCCCCCCAGACTTCCACCTCCAATTCTCAATCCTTAGAGAGCAATCGTAAAAAACGCAAGAGAGTTGTCAAACTTAAACGATTTTTGCGTCAAGTCAAAAACACTCTAGACCATCCAGACAATCAACCTTAG
- a CDS encoding patatin-like phospholipase family protein, whose product MASYTKINPQLLDETGLRLTEEQKAEIWRRFPKPIEGYYYADAIFEGGGVRGIALLGALRCCEDLGIRWKKLAGTSAGSLTAAFLAANFAIDELEDILSTIDYDRILSQKTSPFIFNGDPSNDLKAPLWMILSLLFTQQLGQYDSDPFRQWIAKTIKQTGIQTFADVKRLDPQRELKVVVSNITHCEMLVLPDDLNPNGDRLNSEQQTQRKAMLEQHHINHHEDFSIAEAVRLSSSIPLFFKPEKLGKAYILDGGLLSNFPLWIYDRPSGDPLNPPKWPTFGFRLIDQTLNPPEINNALDLFTASMRAMANARDRYHLRQGDQGRVINIDVTDANVTTTEFSLSSAKKVQLYRLGYQHTKDFFLHQWNWQEHLIARGFC is encoded by the coding sequence ATGGCATCATATACGAAAATTAATCCCCAACTGCTAGACGAGACAGGACTCCGACTCACAGAAGAACAAAAAGCAGAGATTTGGAGACGTTTTCCCAAGCCCATAGAGGGTTATTATTATGCCGATGCGATCTTTGAGGGAGGAGGAGTGCGGGGGATCGCCCTCTTAGGAGCCTTGCGCTGCTGTGAAGATTTGGGCATTCGCTGGAAAAAACTGGCCGGAACCTCTGCCGGTTCATTAACCGCAGCCTTCCTCGCTGCGAATTTTGCGATCGATGAACTCGAAGACATCCTCAGTACCATCGACTACGATCGCATCCTATCGCAAAAAACCAGCCCCTTTATTTTCAACGGCGACCCTAGCAACGACCTGAAAGCCCCCTTATGGATGATTTTGTCCTTATTATTCACCCAACAACTCGGTCAATATGACTCCGATCCTTTCCGCCAGTGGATCGCGAAAACGATTAAACAAACCGGAATTCAGACCTTTGCCGATGTTAAACGCCTCGATCCTCAACGGGAATTGAAGGTGGTCGTCTCTAATATTACCCACTGCGAAATGCTTGTCCTACCCGACGACCTCAATCCTAATGGCGATCGACTCAACTCAGAACAACAAACCCAGCGCAAGGCCATGCTAGAACAGCATCATATCAACCATCATGAAGACTTCAGCATTGCTGAAGCCGTGCGCTTATCTTCGAGTATTCCCCTATTCTTCAAACCGGAAAAACTCGGTAAAGCCTATATTCTCGATGGCGGTTTGCTCAGTAACTTTCCCCTGTGGATTTATGATCGTCCTTCTGGCGATCCCCTTAACCCTCCAAAATGGCCCACCTTCGGCTTTCGCTTAATCGATCAAACCCTGAACCCTCCCGAAATTAACAACGCCCTTGACCTATTTACCGCCTCCATGCGAGCCATGGCCAATGCCAGAGACCGATACCATCTGCGCCAGGGCGATCAAGGGCGGGTAATCAATATTGATGTCACCGATGCCAACGTGACTACCACCGAGTTTTCCCTCAGTTCAGCTAAAAAAGTCCAACTCTATCGCTTAGGATACCAACATACCAAAGACTTTTTCCTCCACCAGTGGAACTGGCAAGAGCATCTGATAGCGCGAGGATTTTGCTGA
- a CDS encoding FAD-binding domain-containing protein, translating into MSNLILFWHRRDLRVTDNLGLSYAQSKAHSVVGCFCFDPDILNREDIAPVRLQYLLGCLQELQDNYQKLNHPFVLLQGKPEQVIPNLARDLGVRAVVWNRDVEPYSQVRDERVSEGLKEKGIEVKNFWDQLLVAPEDIRTQAGNVYTVYTPFWKNWQGQKKLDPVADLQPGSGLTEAQKKVLDRVESIDFPSLKDWGYSEKKELVIIPGERAAEEQLQKFGDRSLETYEQQRNIPSIEGTSKLSAALKLGAIGIRRVWQTTQEAIKKSSSDKSRQNIQTWQQELAWREFYQHVLYHFPELADGPYRAPFKHFPWDNNPQHFQAWCEGKTGYPIVDAAMRQLNTTGWMHNRCRMIVASFLTKDLIINWQWGERYFMQHLIDGDLAANNGGWQWSASSGMDAKPLRIFNPASQGQKFDPEAQYIRQWLPELASVETKDLLTGEIPPLVRQACNYPSPIVNHNQQQREFKQRYKQVKENL; encoded by the coding sequence ATGTCGAATCTGATTTTATTTTGGCATCGCCGGGATTTAAGAGTTACGGATAATTTGGGCTTAAGCTATGCCCAATCTAAAGCCCATTCTGTGGTGGGTTGTTTTTGCTTCGATCCCGATATTTTAAACCGGGAGGATATTGCACCGGTTCGTTTACAATATCTTCTGGGATGTTTGCAAGAGCTACAGGATAATTATCAAAAATTGAATCATCCGTTTGTTTTATTGCAAGGGAAACCGGAGCAAGTGATTCCGAATCTAGCTAGGGATTTAGGGGTAAGAGCGGTGGTTTGGAATCGGGATGTGGAACCCTACAGTCAAGTTCGAGATGAGCGAGTTTCTGAAGGCTTGAAAGAGAAAGGAATTGAGGTTAAAAATTTTTGGGATCAGCTTTTAGTGGCTCCCGAAGATATTCGCACGCAAGCGGGCAATGTTTACACGGTTTATACTCCCTTTTGGAAGAATTGGCAAGGACAAAAGAAACTCGATCCGGTGGCTGATTTACAACCGGGATCGGGGTTAACCGAAGCACAGAAAAAAGTGTTAGATCGGGTGGAGAGTATTGATTTTCCGAGTTTGAAGGATTGGGGATATTCTGAGAAAAAAGAGTTGGTGATTATACCGGGAGAGCGGGCTGCTGAAGAGCAATTGCAGAAATTTGGCGATCGCTCCCTCGAAACCTACGAGCAACAGCGCAACATCCCCAGTATAGAAGGTACATCGAAGCTCAGTGCCGCTTTGAAGTTGGGAGCGATCGGTATTCGCAGAGTGTGGCAAACCACCCAAGAAGCAATCAAAAAATCGTCCAGCGATAAAAGTCGTCAAAACATCCAAACTTGGCAACAAGAACTAGCCTGGCGAGAATTTTACCAGCATGTACTCTACCACTTTCCCGAACTCGCTGATGGCCCCTATCGAGCGCCATTTAAACACTTCCCTTGGGACAATAATCCCCAACATTTCCAAGCTTGGTGCGAAGGAAAAACCGGCTATCCCATCGTCGATGCAGCCATGCGCCAATTGAACACAACCGGATGGATGCATAACCGTTGTCGGATGATTGTTGCCAGCTTTTTAACCAAAGATTTAATCATTAATTGGCAATGGGGAGAGCGCTATTTTATGCAACATCTCATCGATGGAGATTTAGCCGCCAATAATGGGGGATGGCAATGGAGCGCATCGAGTGGCATGGATGCCAAACCTTTACGGATTTTTAATCCTGCCAGTCAAGGGCAAAAATTCGATCCAGAAGCACAATATATCCGCCAATGGTTACCGGAGTTAGCGTCTGTCGAAACCAAAGATTTACTCACCGGAGAGATTCCGCCTTTAGTCCGGCAAGCCTGTAATTATCCCTCACCCATTGTCAATCATAATCAACAACAACGGGAATTCAAGCAGCGTTATAAACAGGTGAAAGAAAACCTATAG
- a CDS encoding ShlB/FhaC/HecB family hemolysin secretion/activation protein has translation MTADSVEIRPDPLSPNLEWVPEPLEPIAPPESFSWSLSPVSPLESPTLCSSIAPPELMENTPHCSPLSQDTEMSEPTQPIQVQEIRVMGSTIFSQEELKEVVREYEGQSQTLEQLREAADRITELYLNGGYINSRALLGDQVVDNGVVEIQVIEGRLEEIVVEGAGRLNPSYVTSRIRRGAGVPLNSASLENELRLLKTDPLFESVEASLQPAAEIGQSKLTVRVSLKKPLTVNLFADNYSPASVGSERIGFRLGYQNLTGLGDRVILGYNRTTTGGDTSRYEFIYRIPLNAMDGSFTIQFLPDNNEISNIELQDLGIRGETQRYEFDYRQPIIRSPRQEFALSVGFSHHRGQTFLGDIPFGFGEGPDDRGRTRSSAIRFGQEYVRRDATGIWGVRSQFNLGIDAFGATLNPGSTPDSRFFSWLLSLQRLQRLGDHHLLTFRGDLQLATTSLLPSRQYVIGGGQSVRGYRQNARSGDNGFLISIEDRITLQRDSKGQPTLMVAPFLDLGQVWNSRDNPNILASENFLMGVGVGLLWEVAPGWNIRFDYGYPIIDLPDRGNNAQDDGFYFSVNVEL, from the coding sequence ATGACTGCTGATTCAGTGGAAATAAGACCTGACCCCCTTTCCCCGAATCTGGAATGGGTTCCTGAACCCCTAGAACCTATAGCACCTCCTGAATCGTTCTCTTGGAGTTTGTCTCCGGTTTCTCCTCTTGAGTCTCCTACCCTTTGTTCGTCTATTGCTCCCCCTGAACTGATGGAGAATACGCCTCACTGTTCTCCCCTCTCCCAAGATACGGAGATGTCCGAACCCACTCAACCGATTCAGGTGCAGGAAATTCGAGTGATGGGAAGTACGATTTTTAGTCAGGAAGAACTCAAGGAAGTTGTGAGGGAATATGAAGGTCAATCCCAAACCCTAGAGCAACTGAGGGAAGCGGCCGATAGAATTACTGAACTCTATTTGAATGGGGGGTATATTAATAGCCGGGCACTTTTAGGCGATCAGGTGGTGGACAATGGGGTTGTGGAAATTCAAGTTATTGAAGGCCGTTTAGAAGAGATTGTGGTGGAAGGGGCAGGGCGTTTAAATCCGAGTTATGTTACCAGCCGGATTCGGCGAGGGGCAGGGGTTCCGTTAAATAGTGCTTCGTTGGAAAATGAATTAAGACTGCTGAAAACCGATCCCCTGTTCGAGAGTGTAGAAGCGAGTTTACAACCGGCCGCGGAGATTGGGCAAAGTAAACTAACGGTGCGGGTGAGCTTAAAGAAACCTCTGACGGTTAATTTATTTGCCGATAACTATTCACCGGCTAGTGTGGGATCGGAGCGGATTGGGTTTCGGCTGGGATATCAAAATTTGACGGGTTTGGGCGATCGCGTCATCCTTGGTTATAACCGTACCACCACCGGCGGAGATACCAGTCGCTATGAGTTTATCTATCGTATCCCCTTAAATGCTATGGATGGCTCGTTTACCATCCAATTTCTACCCGATAATAATGAAATTAGTAATATTGAACTCCAAGATTTGGGCATTCGCGGCGAAACGCAACGCTATGAATTTGACTATCGCCAGCCGATTATTCGCTCTCCCCGTCAAGAGTTTGCCCTATCTGTAGGATTTTCCCACCATCGCGGCCAAACCTTTTTGGGCGATATTCCCTTTGGCTTTGGAGAAGGGCCAGATGACCGAGGAAGAACCCGCAGCAGCGCCATTCGCTTCGGTCAAGAATATGTGCGTCGGGATGCGACAGGCATTTGGGGGGTGCGATCGCAGTTTAACCTGGGTATAGATGCCTTTGGTGCAACCCTCAATCCCGGATCGACCCCCGATAGTCGTTTTTTCAGTTGGCTTCTCAGTTTACAGCGCCTGCAACGGTTAGGGGATCATCATTTACTCACCTTCCGAGGAGACCTACAACTAGCCACTACGAGCTTACTTCCCTCACGGCAATACGTCATTGGTGGCGGTCAATCCGTTCGAGGATATCGACAAAATGCCCGCTCTGGAGATAATGGGTTTTTAATCTCCATTGAAGACCGAATTACCCTACAACGGGATAGCAAAGGTCAACCTACCCTCATGGTTGCTCCTTTTCTCGATTTAGGGCAAGTCTGGAATAGCCGAGATAATCCTAATATTTTAGCCTCTGAAAACTTTTTAATGGGGGTGGGAGTAGGATTACTCTGGGAAGTCGCCCCCGGATGGAATATTCGCTTTGATTATGGTTATCCGATTATCGATCTCCCTGACCGAGGCAATAATGCCCAGGATGATGGGTTTTATTTTAGTGTCAATGTGGAGCTTTAA
- a CDS encoding Rpn family recombination-promoting nuclease/putative transposase has translation MRFINPKIDYAFKKIFGSEQSQQILISFLNAIVYDGEKIIQSLTIKNPYNPGQVLSLKDTYLDVKAVLNDGSIVVIEMQVASMAAFDKRVAYNLTKAYANQLTKGEDYPLLNPAIAVTITDFILLKESSKIINKFVFKEEEKNLKMLEKELKLIFVEIPKFKKSLSELQSLTDKWIYFLKEAATLEEVPENLGEVSEIELALNLASQANMTPEEFEIVDKRGMMLQDERGRVAYAEQKGGKRLIMRLLKKRFGEIPEEISSQIESLSIEELESLGEDFLDFNSLEDLANWLKDR, from the coding sequence ATGAGATTTATTAACCCGAAGATAGATTATGCCTTCAAAAAAATATTTGGTTCAGAACAAAGCCAACAAATATTAATCAGTTTTCTCAATGCCATCGTTTATGATGGAGAAAAAATCATCCAATCCTTAACCATCAAAAATCCCTATAATCCCGGTCAAGTCCTGAGCTTAAAAGACACTTATTTAGATGTAAAAGCAGTTCTGAATGACGGTTCAATCGTAGTCATAGAAATGCAAGTCGCATCCATGGCAGCATTTGACAAACGAGTAGCGTACAACCTAACCAAAGCTTATGCAAATCAGTTAACAAAAGGAGAGGACTACCCACTGTTAAATCCAGCCATAGCCGTAACCATCACCGATTTTATCTTGCTGAAAGAGAGTTCAAAAATCATCAATAAGTTTGTGTTTAAGGAAGAAGAAAAAAACTTGAAGATGCTAGAGAAAGAACTCAAGCTAATTTTTGTGGAAATCCCCAAATTCAAGAAAAGTTTATCGGAGTTACAGAGCTTAACAGATAAATGGATTTATTTCCTCAAGGAAGCGGCAACTTTAGAGGAAGTACCAGAGAATTTGGGGGAAGTATCGGAGATAGAATTGGCGTTAAATCTAGCCAGTCAAGCCAACATGACTCCCGAAGAATTTGAAATAGTAGATAAGCGAGGGATGATGCTGCAAGATGAAAGAGGGCGAGTGGCTTATGCGGAACAAAAAGGAGGCAAACGATTAATTATGCGTTTACTTAAAAAACGTTTTGGAGAAATTCCAGAGGAGATAAGCAGTCAAATTGAAAGCTTATCGATTGAAGAGTTAGAAAGTCTAGGAGAAGATTTTTTAGACTTCAATAGTCTGGAAGATTTAGCGAACTGGCTAAAAGATCGATAA
- a CDS encoding Rpn family recombination-promoting nuclease/putative transposase: protein MRFINPKIDYAFKKIFGSEQSQQILISFLNAIVYDGEKIIQSLTIKNPYNPGQVLSLKDTYLDVKAVLNDGSIVVIEMQVAPMAAFEKRVAYNLTKAYANQLIKGEYYPRLNPAIAVTITDFILLKDSSKIINKFVFQEEEEKKLKILEKELRLIFVEIPKFKKSLSELQSLTDKWIYFLKEAATLEEVPENLGEVSEIELALNLASQANMTPEEFEIVDQRGMMLQDERGRITYAEEKGRQKGRQEGRQEGRQEGRQEGKLEQAIALIMRQIKKRFGEIPEEISSQIESLSIEDLESLGEEVLDFKTVEDLATWLKCL, encoded by the coding sequence ATGAGATTTATCAACCCGAAGATAGACTATGCCTTCAAAAAAATATTTGGTTCAGAACAAAGCCAACAAATATTAATCAGTTTTCTCAATGCCATCGTTTATGATGGAGAAAAAATCATCCAATCCTTAACCATCAAAAATCCCTATAATCCCGGTCAAGTCCTGAGCTTAAAAGACACTTATTTAGATGTAAAAGCAGTTCTGAATGACGGTTCAATCGTAGTCATAGAAATGCAAGTCGCACCCATGGCAGCATTTGAAAAACGAGTCGCCTACAACTTAACCAAAGCTTATGCTAATCAGTTAATCAAAGGAGAATACTACCCCCGATTAAATCCAGCCATAGCCGTAACCATCACCGATTTTATTTTACTAAAAGACAGTTCAAAAATCATCAATAAATTTGTGTTTCAAGAAGAGGAGGAAAAAAAGCTGAAAATCCTAGAGAAAGAATTACGATTGATTTTTGTGGAAATTCCCAAATTCAAGAAAAGTTTATCGGAGTTACAGAGCTTAACAGATAAATGGATTTATTTCCTCAAGGAAGCGGCAACTTTAGAGGAAGTACCAGAGAATTTGGGGGAAGTATCGGAGATAGAATTGGCGTTAAATCTAGCCAGTCAAGCCAACATGACCCCCGAAGAATTTGAAATAGTAGATCAGCGAGGGATGATGCTACAAGATGAAAGAGGAAGAATAACTTATGCGGAAGAAAAAGGCAGACAAAAAGGCAGACAAGAAGGCAGACAAGAAGGCAGACAAGAAGGCAGACAAGAAGGAAAGCTAGAGCAAGCGATCGCCTTAATTATGCGTCAAATCAAAAAACGTTTTGGAGAAATCCCAGAGGAGATAAGTAGTCAAATTGAAAGCTTATCCATTGAAGATTTAGAAAGTCTAGGAGAAGAGGTTTTGGACTTCAAGACTGTTGAAGATTTAGCGACCTGGCTAAAATGTCTCTAA
- a CDS encoding glycoside hydrolase family 10 protein, translating to MRRKIERRWQWVSLALIITVLIMGLQVVKPIQAKSPKAIDEIRGVWLTNVSSAVLYSPWGINRAIAQLSDLNFNTIYPVAWNRGVTFYPSDTAKEVIGRQQDLLLDTIRFRQDTLEEIITLGHQQGLRVIPWFEYGFMAPQNSLLVKRHPSWLAQSRDGLPLQHHGKYGLEWLNPLHPEVQQLLIDLIVEVVTRYDVDGIQLDDHFSLPVELGYDPFTIWLYQQEHNGEIPPENYRNVQWMRWRAAKLTQVMKRIHDRVKEIKPDCIISLSPNPREFAYRNFLQNWLAWAEQGLIDELVIQVYRSGMETFLRDLPDPVIPKLQEKMPVAIGITTGTLRTPIPLDLIEQQVQVVRDRSLDGFSFFYWESLWGYIAPESPQVRRRGLREIIE from the coding sequence ATGAGACGAAAGATTGAAAGACGATGGCAGTGGGTAAGCTTGGCCCTCATCATTACGGTCTTAATTATGGGGTTGCAAGTGGTCAAACCCATACAGGCTAAATCCCCAAAAGCGATCGATGAAATTCGGGGGGTTTGGTTGACGAATGTGAGTAGTGCAGTTTTGTATAGTCCTTGGGGGATTAATCGGGCGATCGCCCAACTCTCTGATCTCAATTTTAACACGATCTATCCTGTTGCCTGGAACCGAGGGGTAACGTTTTATCCCAGTGATACGGCGAAAGAAGTCATTGGTCGCCAACAAGATTTATTACTCGATACGATCCGTTTTCGTCAAGATACTCTAGAAGAAATTATTACTCTGGGCCATCAGCAGGGACTGCGCGTAATTCCCTGGTTTGAGTATGGGTTTATGGCTCCTCAAAATTCCTTATTGGTGAAACGTCATCCTAGTTGGTTAGCCCAAAGTCGGGATGGACTCCCGTTACAGCACCATGGAAAATATGGCCTAGAGTGGTTGAATCCTCTGCATCCAGAAGTGCAGCAGTTGTTGATCGATCTGATTGTGGAAGTGGTCACCCGGTATGATGTGGATGGCATTCAACTCGATGACCATTTTAGTTTGCCGGTAGAGTTGGGCTACGATCCGTTTACGATCTGGCTTTATCAACAGGAACATAATGGGGAGATTCCGCCGGAAAATTATCGCAATGTGCAATGGATGCGCTGGCGGGCTGCTAAACTGACTCAAGTGATGAAGCGGATTCATGACCGAGTAAAAGAGATTAAACCGGATTGTATTATTTCTTTGTCCCCTAATCCCCGCGAGTTTGCCTATCGCAATTTTCTACAAAACTGGCTGGCTTGGGCTGAACAGGGTTTAATTGATGAGTTGGTGATTCAAGTGTATCGGAGTGGGATGGAAACGTTTCTGCGCGATTTGCCCGATCCAGTGATTCCGAAGTTGCAGGAGAAGATGCCGGTGGCGATCGGAATTACTACGGGAACCTTGAGAACACCTATTCCTTTAGATTTAATTGAACAGCAAGTGCAAGTGGTGCGCGATCGCTCCTTAGACGGCTTTTCGTTCTTTTATTGGGAAAGCTTGTGGGGATACATTGCCCCAGAGTCTCCCCAAGTTCGCCGTCGCGGACTGCGGGAGATTATTGAGTAA